GACGCCTCCGGAGCGCGCCTGTGGAGCGCCGGCACCGCCGGATCCGGCAACGAGGCCGTCTTCTCCGACGGCGAGCTGAGCGTGCGCTCCGAGGGGGGTGAGGCGGCCTGGAGCAGCGGCACCGCCGGCCACCCCGGCGCCCGTCTGCTGGTCCGCCCGGCCGGTGACGTGGTGATCCTCGACGGTGACCGCGTGCTGTGGCGCAAGGGCGGCGGCCACGTAGGGTGACGGGGGGACCACGGGAATCGACCGGGTCGCGGCCCGGTGGGCTCTTGCGCGCGAATCCGGGGGCGGTTGCTGCGTAAGGTGCTTACAGCACACCGATGTGCGACGAGGACAGGGGAGGGCAGCCCCGACATGAACGGCAAGGAAGACGGAAGCATCGCGGACGCCACGGACGGCAGGGATTTCGGGACCGCCCGGGCGGACGCGACCGATGCCAACGACAAGGAGAAGGACTCCAAGGAGCCGCTGCGAGTGGGTGTCGCCGTGCGCAAACGGCGCCGCGCGCTGCACCTCACCCTTGCCGCGGTGTCCGCGCGCAGCGGACTGTCCGTCCCCTTCCTGAGCCAGATAGAGAACGAGCGCGCCCGCCCCAGCATGCGTTCGCTGGAGCGGGTCGCCGACGCGCTGGAGACCACGGCCGTCGATCTGCTGGCCGCCTCCGACACGGCGCGCACCGTGGACCTCGTACGGGCCGGGGACGAGTCCGGGCTCACCCCGGTGATGGGCGTACGCCCCCTCGTGCGCGGCCACCACCAGCTGCACGCGCTGGAATTCACCGGGGACCAGGACGCCGGCCGCGAGTACCAGCACCGCAACGACGAGCTGATGTACGTGGTCTCCGGCGCCTGCCAGGTGGAGGCCGAGGGGCGGGCCTACCGGCTGGAGAGCGGGGACGCGCTGTTCCTGTCCGGCGGGGTGCGCCACCGGTGGCGGGCCGTCAGCGAGGACACCCGGCTGCTGGTCGTCGCCGTCGGGGACCACATCCACGCCACCTCCGAGCCGCCCGCGCCGGGGCGCTGAGCCGGTGCGCGTCGTCTCGCTCGTGCCGTCCCTGACCGAGGCGGTGGCGGTCAGCGCGCCCGGCCTGCTGGTCGGGGTGACCGACTGGTGCACGCATCCGGCGGACCTCGGGGACGCGGTGCGGATCGGGGGGACGAAGAACCCGGACGTACGGGCCGTCGTGGAGCTGCGCCCGGACCTGGTGATCGCCAACGAGGAGGAGAACCGGGCCCCGGACCTGGAGGCGCTGCGCGCGGCAGGGGTGGAGGTGCTGGTCACCGAGATCCGGGAGCTGCCGCAGGCACTGGGCGAACTGGACCGGGTACTGGTGGGGGCCCTGGGGCTCCAGCGGCCGCAGTGGCTGGACCGGGCCGAGGAGGCGTGGGCCCGGGTGGAGCCGCTCGGCGAGCTGACCGCCTTCGTACCGGTGTGGCGGCGGCCTTGGATGGTGCTGGGCCGGGACACCTTCGCGGGCGACCTCCTCGCCCGCCTGGGGGTGCGCAACGTGTACGCCGGGCACCCGGAGCGGTATCCGAGGGTGCCGGTGGAGGAGCTGGCGGGCAGCGGCTGTGATCTGGTGGTGCTCCCGGACGAGCCGTACCGCTTCACCGCCGGGGACGGCCCGGAGGCCTTCCCGGGCCTGCCCGCCGCGCTCGTCAGCGGCCGCCACCTGACCTGGTACGGGCCCTCCTTGTCGGAGGCCCCTCAGGTGCTGGCGGCGGCCGTGAGGGCTGCGCTCTAGGCGGAGAGGGCCTGCGCGGGGAGCAGGCGGCCGGCGAACAGGCCGCGCAGGGTGTGGACGGCGGCCAGCAGCCACGCGGTCAGCAGGGCCAGGAACAGGGCGGTGGCCAGCCAGGAGAAGGCGGTCAGCCCGGTGTGGCGGGCCAGCCCGGCGGCCCCGGTGACGCAGGTGCCGACGGGGAAGGTCAGCGCCCACCAGGTCATCGCGAAGCCCATGCCGCCGCGGGCGGCCCGGACCAGCATCGCCCCGGCGAGGGCCAGCCACAGCAGGGCGAAGCCCATGACGGGGACCCCGTAGACCACCGCGAAGGCGCCGAGGGCGTGCGCGTAGGGGGCGTCGATGGCGCCGGGCGCCACGTCGGCCAGCTGGTTCACGGCGGTGGTGGACTGGCCGAGGGGCCCGAGGACCAGGAACAGGGTGGGGGTCAGCGCCAGGGGCAGGGGACCGCTCACGATCAGCCGGCCGAAGACCAGGGGGAGCAGCAGCAGGGTGGCCAGCAGGCTGATGCCGAACATGGCGTAGCAGGCCAGCAGCAGCGCCTCGCGGGGCTGACCGGCGGGCAGGTGGGGGATCAGCAGGGGGCCGACGGCGGCGGAGACCATGGGGGAGACCACGGGCAGCAGCCACACGGGGCTGGCCTGCGAGGCCTCGACCTTGTGGCGGACCACCATCAGGTAGGGCACCACCACGGCCATGACCAGGCCGATCAGGGTGCCGGCGGTGAAGAGCACGGCGTCCGCGGCGATGGCCGCACGCTCCCCGATCAGGTCCCGGCCGACGATCAGGGTGCCGCCGCCGACGGCCAGCAGGGCCATCGCGAGGCATCCGTAGAAGGGGGCCACGGCCGGGTCGAGGAGGTGGGCGCGGGCCTGGTCGCGGTGGTGCAGCCAGTGCCCGGCGCGGGCGGTGAGCAGGACGGCGAGGGCCACGGCGGACAGCGCCCAGACGATCTGGCAGATCACGCGCTGGCCGGGGAACTGGTACGGGAGGGTCGCGCCGGCGTTGGCGATGATCGCCGTGCCCATGACGGAGGCGTACCAGTTGGGGCCGAGGGTGCGCAGCCGCGGGACCTTGTGGGTCCGGGGAGCGGGTGCGGCGGTGGTGCGGGGGCGTATGAGGGTGGTGGCCATGGATCCAGCCTCGCGCCGGACGCCGGGCGGGGGCAGAGGCCGTCTCCCTATGAGGCCATAAACTGATGTTATGGGTAATGAGGAGTTGGTTCCGCTCGCGCACCGCGTACCGGACCTGGGCGCGCTGGAGCTGCTGCTCACGGTGGCGCGGGTGGGCAGCCTGAGCGGCGCGGCGCGGCGGCTGGGCATCACGCAGCCGGCGGCGAGCAGCCGCATCCGGGCGATGGAGACGCGGCTCGGAGTCGCCCTGGTGGACCGCTCGCCGCGCGGCTCGACGCTGACGGCGGAGGGCGCGCTGGTCACGGACTGGGCCCGGCGGGTGGTGGAGGCCGCCGAGGCCTTCGACGCGGGGGCGCAGGCGCTGCGGGGCCGGCGGGACTCGCGGCTGCGGGTGGCGGCCAGTATGACCATCGCGGAGTACCTGCTGCCCGGGTGGCTGATCGCGCTGCGCGGGGAGCGTCCGGACACGGCGGTGTCCCTGCACGCCGGGAACTCGGCGGACGTCGCCCAGCGGGTCCTCACCCACGAGGCCGACCTCGGCTTCGTGGAGGGGCTGACCGTGCCCGAGGGGCTGGACTCGGCGGTCATCGCGCAGGACCGCCTGGTGGTGGCGGTGGCGCCGACGCACCCGTGGGCGAGGCGCTCGCGCGGGGTGGAGGCGGCCGAGCTGGCGGGGACCCCGCTGATCCTGCGTGAGCGGGGGTCGGGGACCCGGCAGGTGCTCGACGCGGCGCTGGCCGGGTGCGGGGGGCTGGCGGAGCCGCTGCTGGAGCTGGCGTCGACCACGGCCGTGAAGGCGGCGGCGCTGAGCGGGGCGGGGCCGTGCGTCCTGTCGGAGCTCGCGCTGGGGGACGAGCTGGCCGCGCGCCGGCTCGTGGAGGTACCGGTACCGGGCGCCGCCCTGGCCCGCGCCCTGCGGGCGGTCTGGCCCACCGCCGCCCGCCCGGCGGGCCCGGCGCGCGACCTGCTCTCGCTGACCCGCCGCCGTGTCTAGTGCTGTGGCCGGCGAAGCTTGCCGGCCACAGGACTAGGGGCTCCGCCGGCCCGGCGGGGCGGGGCCGGCGGCCCGTCAGGCCACCGGCACCGGCGCCGAGCGGCGGACCGCCGCCGCCTCGATCAGGGAGGCCATCACCCGGGTGTCCTTGTCGCGCTCGGGGTGCCACTGCACCCCGACCACCCACCGCTCCAGGTCCGGGAGTTCGATGGCCTCCACCGTGCCGTCCTCCGCGTACGCCGAGACGACCAGGTCCCGCCCCAGCCGCTCCACGGCCTGGTGGTGGTAGGTCGGGACCTCCGCCACCTCGGGGACCAGCGCCCCGTACCGGGTGCCCGCGACCGGGCTGACGGGGTGCCAGGAGGTGACGCCCGGGGTGTGGACGTGGCCGTCGATGTGCTGGACCAGCGTGCCGCCCAGGGCCACGTTCAGGGCCTGCATGCCCCGGCAGATGCCCAGCACCGGGATCCCACCGTCCAGGGCGGCCCCGATCAGGGCCAGTTCCCACTCGTCGCGGACCCGCGCGGGGGCACCCGTACGGGGGTCGCGCGGGGCGCCGTAATGGACCGGGTCCACGTCCGGGCCGCCCGCGACGACCAGGCCGTCCAGCCTGCTCAGCACCTCCGCCGCACGCTCCGGTTCGTCCGGCGGCAGCAGCACGGCCGCGCCGCCCGCCGCCTGGACGAGTTCGTAGTACCCGGAGGGGACCAGGGCGGTGGGAAGGTCCCACACCCCGTAGCGGGTGGATTCCTCCACGTAGGTGGAGATGCCGATGAGCGGCCTGGGCACGGATGACCTCCAGGATGGTGCCGGATCAGGTGGCGGGACAAGGCTTTCAGTCGCGGGTCAACTCCGCCTCGGCTTCCGCAAGCGCGGCGAACTCCTCCTCCGGTGCCGAGGCGACGAGGTGGTGCCGACTGTAGATCGCGAAATAGGCGAGGGCGACGGCGTACACGGCGAGCGCGATGAGCGCCGCGTCCTTGTCGACGAGGAAGGTGGCGACCAGCGCCGAGAGGGCGAGGACGAAGGCGACGGACGAGGTCAGGACCCCTCCGGGGGTGCGGTACGGCCGCTCCAGGCCGGGCTCGCGGCGGCGCAGCACGATGTGCGAGAGGGCCATCAGGGCGTAGGAGATGGTCGCCCCGAACACCGCGATGTTCAGCATCCGCGCACCGTTGCCGGTGGCCGCCGCGAGGGCGAATCCGATGGCGCCGGGGATCACCAGACCGAGGTACGGGGCCTTGCGCTTCGAGGTGAGCGACAGGAACCGCGGCAGGTAGCCGGCGCGGGACAGCGCGAACAGCTGGCGCGAGCCCGCGTAGATGAGCGAGAAGAAGGAGGCGACCAGTCCGGCCAGTCCGGCGTAGTTGACGAAGCGGCTGAGCGCGGTCGGTCCGCCGTCCCCCTCGAGGGCGACGACCAGCGGGTTCCCGGCGGTCCGCACGGCGTCGGAGCCCTGGGCGCCGGTGGCCGCGAAGAAGGTGATCAGCGCGAGGAGGGCGAGGATGCCCATGGAGATGGCGAGCGCCTTCGGCATGGAGCGGACCGGGTCCTTGGCCTCCTCGGCGGCGAGCGGTACGCCCTCGACGCCGAGGAAGAACCACATGCCGAAGGGGAAGGCGGCCCAGATCCCGAGGACGCCGAAGGGCAGCCAGGAGCTGGAGCCGAACGCGCTCGGGTCCACGGCGATGTCGTCGAGGGAGGAGGCGTCGAACTCGGTGAGCGCTCCGAAGGCGAAGATCAGCAGGGCGGCCACCGCTATGGCGGTGACGACGAGGCTGAAGCGCAGGGCCTCGCCCACCCCCCACAGGTGCACGCCGATGAAGATCACGAAGCAGCCGAGGTAGACCGGCCAGCTGGAGGTCAGCCCGAACAGGCCCAGCGATTCGACGTAGTCGCCGATGAAGATGACGATCGCCGCCGGGGCCAGGATGTACTCGATGAGGATGGCGGTACCGGTGAGGAAGCCGCCCCAGGGGCCCAGCGCGCGCCGCGCGAAGCCGTAGCCGCCGCCCGCCGTCGGCAGGATCGTGGACAGTTCGGCGAGGGAGAAGACCAGGCAGGCGTACATCGCGCCCATGAGCACGGTGGCGATGGCCAGGCCGCCGAAACCGCCCTTGTCCAGGCCCACGTTCCAGCCGGAGAAGTCGCCGGAGACGACGTAGGCGACGCCGAGCCCGGTCAGCAGCAGCCAGCCGGCGCTGCCGCGGCGCAGGGTCCGGCGCTGGAGGTACTCGGCGTCGGCGTCCTGCGCGGCGGGTGGTGCGGATACGGGCACGGGTGCGATGTCGTCGGCCATGTGCGTGCGCTCCTGCCTAGGGCAATGGTTGTGAGGCGTACCTTTGCGTCATGGGTGTGGAGCGCGCAAGACCCCTGCGTTAAACAGCGGTTACGAAAACCTCCCAGGCCCCACCGCCGACACCGGCCCCGCCCGCCCCGCCCGGCTCAGGTCAGGAACCCGCGCAGCAGGGCCGCCGTCCCGCAGCAGTGCTCGCGCATCACCGCCCGGGCCCCGTCGGCGTCGCCCTCCAGCACGGCCTCCACCAGCGTCGTGTGCTGCTGCTGCGAGTGCTCCAGGTTGCGCACCAGCAGCGGGATGCAGTCCAGCAGGTCGTTCACGGTCGCCCGGACGGCCGCGTACTGGGCCGTCAGGGTCGCGGAGCCCGCGAGTTCGCACAGGGCGAGGTGGAAGAGGGTGTCCTGGCGGCGGTACTCGGAGAGCGGGGCGTCATGGGTGGCCGCGAGCGCGCCCAGCAGCCGCTCGGCCCCCTCCCCGGACAGCCCCTGCGAGGCGCACAGCCCGGCCGCGCCCACCTCCAGGACCTCGCGGAAGCGCAGTACGTCCTCGATGTCCACCCCCGCCACGCGCCGCCGCAGCTCCTCCTCGGCGCCGCCGGCCGGGGTGTCGGGGCGGGCCAGCACGAACGTTCCGCCGTACCGGCCGCGCCGGGCCTCCACCAGGCCCTGGTCCTGGAGCACCTTGAGCACCTCGCGCAGGGTGACCCGGCTGATCCCCATCCGCTCCGCCAACTCCCGCTCCGGTGGAAGCCGTTCCCCGCCGGGCACCAGACCCAGCCGGACCACCTGGAGGATCTGCTCCAGGGCCTCCTCGAAACCGTTGCCCGCCCGCACCTGTCGCAGCACGGGATTCAGCCGCGCGATCGAGCCACCGTCGCTCGCCGTGTCGGTCATCTCGGCTCCTCCCCTTCCCAAGCAATGGTTCTATTCAATACCTTAGGCCTCCTCGGCTCACCGAAGGAGAGATTCCAGTGGTAGACCGCAAGCCGCCGCTCGCGACCGAGGAGCTCCGTGCCCTCGTCGCCAGCGGTGAGATCGACACAGTCGTCCTGGCCTTCCCCGACATGCAGGGACGTCTTCAGGGCAAGCGGTTCGCCGCACAGTTCTTCCTCGACGAGGTCCTCCCCCACGGCACCGAGGGCTGCAACTACCTCCTCGCCGTCGACACCGACATGAACACCGTCGACGGCTACGAGATGTCCTCCTGGGACCGGGGCTACGGCGACTTCGCCATGCACCCCGACCTCGCCACCCTGCGCCGCATCCCGTGGAACCCCGGCAGCGCCTTCCTCGTGGCCGACCTCGCCTGGAACGACGGCTCGCCGGTGGTCGCCGCACCCCGGCAGATCCTGCGCCGCCAGCTGGAACGCCTCGCCGAACACGGCTACACCGCCATGGTCGGCACCGAGCTGGAGTTCATGGTCTTCCAGGACACCTACGAACAGGCCTGGAACGCCAACTACCGCGGCCTGACCCCCGCCAACCAGTACAACATCGACTACTCCGTCCTCGGCACCGGCCGCGTCGAACCCCTCCTGCGCCGCATCCGCAACGAGATGCAGGCCGCC
The Streptomyces sp. NBC_00091 genome window above contains:
- a CDS encoding helix-turn-helix domain-containing protein translates to MGVAVRKRRRALHLTLAAVSARSGLSVPFLSQIENERARPSMRSLERVADALETTAVDLLAASDTARTVDLVRAGDESGLTPVMGVRPLVRGHHQLHALEFTGDQDAGREYQHRNDELMYVVSGACQVEAEGRAYRLESGDALFLSGGVRHRWRAVSEDTRLLVVAVGDHIHATSEPPAPGR
- a CDS encoding helical backbone metal receptor, translated to MRVVSLVPSLTEAVAVSAPGLLVGVTDWCTHPADLGDAVRIGGTKNPDVRAVVELRPDLVIANEEENRAPDLEALRAAGVEVLVTEIRELPQALGELDRVLVGALGLQRPQWLDRAEEAWARVEPLGELTAFVPVWRRPWMVLGRDTFAGDLLARLGVRNVYAGHPERYPRVPVEELAGSGCDLVVLPDEPYRFTAGDGPEAFPGLPAALVSGRHLTWYGPSLSEAPQVLAAAVRAAL
- a CDS encoding TDT family transporter; this translates as MATTLIRPRTTAAPAPRTHKVPRLRTLGPNWYASVMGTAIIANAGATLPYQFPGQRVICQIVWALSAVALAVLLTARAGHWLHHRDQARAHLLDPAVAPFYGCLAMALLAVGGGTLIVGRDLIGERAAIAADAVLFTAGTLIGLVMAVVVPYLMVVRHKVEASQASPVWLLPVVSPMVSAAVGPLLIPHLPAGQPREALLLACYAMFGISLLATLLLLPLVFGRLIVSGPLPLALTPTLFLVLGPLGQSTTAVNQLADVAPGAIDAPYAHALGAFAVVYGVPVMGFALLWLALAGAMLVRAARGGMGFAMTWWALTFPVGTCVTGAAGLARHTGLTAFSWLATALFLALLTAWLLAAVHTLRGLFAGRLLPAQALSA
- a CDS encoding LysR family transcriptional regulator; translation: MGNEELVPLAHRVPDLGALELLLTVARVGSLSGAARRLGITQPAASSRIRAMETRLGVALVDRSPRGSTLTAEGALVTDWARRVVEAAEAFDAGAQALRGRRDSRLRVAASMTIAEYLLPGWLIALRGERPDTAVSLHAGNSADVAQRVLTHEADLGFVEGLTVPEGLDSAVIAQDRLVVAVAPTHPWARRSRGVEAAELAGTPLILRERGSGTRQVLDAALAGCGGLAEPLLELASTTAVKAAALSGAGPCVLSELALGDELAARRLVEVPVPGAALARALRAVWPTAARPAGPARDLLSLTRRRV
- a CDS encoding gamma-glutamyl-gamma-aminobutyrate hydrolase family protein; amino-acid sequence: MPRPLIGISTYVEESTRYGVWDLPTALVPSGYYELVQAAGGAAVLLPPDEPERAAEVLSRLDGLVVAGGPDVDPVHYGAPRDPRTGAPARVRDEWELALIGAALDGGIPVLGICRGMQALNVALGGTLVQHIDGHVHTPGVTSWHPVSPVAGTRYGALVPEVAEVPTYHHQAVERLGRDLVVSAYAEDGTVEAIELPDLERWVVGVQWHPERDKDTRVMASLIEAAAVRRSAPVPVA
- the eat gene encoding ethanolamine permease; translated protein: MADDIAPVPVSAPPAAQDADAEYLQRRTLRRGSAGWLLLTGLGVAYVVSGDFSGWNVGLDKGGFGGLAIATVLMGAMYACLVFSLAELSTILPTAGGGYGFARRALGPWGGFLTGTAILIEYILAPAAIVIFIGDYVESLGLFGLTSSWPVYLGCFVIFIGVHLWGVGEALRFSLVVTAIAVAALLIFAFGALTEFDASSLDDIAVDPSAFGSSSWLPFGVLGIWAAFPFGMWFFLGVEGVPLAAEEAKDPVRSMPKALAISMGILALLALITFFAATGAQGSDAVRTAGNPLVVALEGDGGPTALSRFVNYAGLAGLVASFFSLIYAGSRQLFALSRAGYLPRFLSLTSKRKAPYLGLVIPGAIGFALAAATGNGARMLNIAVFGATISYALMALSHIVLRRREPGLERPYRTPGGVLTSSVAFVLALSALVATFLVDKDAALIALAVYAVALAYFAIYSRHHLVASAPEEEFAALAEAEAELTRD
- a CDS encoding FadR/GntR family transcriptional regulator, encoding MTDTASDGGSIARLNPVLRQVRAGNGFEEALEQILQVVRLGLVPGGERLPPERELAERMGISRVTLREVLKVLQDQGLVEARRGRYGGTFVLARPDTPAGGAEEELRRRVAGVDIEDVLRFREVLEVGAAGLCASQGLSGEGAERLLGALAATHDAPLSEYRRQDTLFHLALCELAGSATLTAQYAAVRATVNDLLDCIPLLVRNLEHSQQQHTTLVEAVLEGDADGARAVMREHCCGTAALLRGFLT